A genomic region of Ochotona princeps isolate mOchPri1 chromosome 17, mOchPri1.hap1, whole genome shotgun sequence contains the following coding sequences:
- the HIGD1B gene encoding HIG1 domain family member 1B has translation MSANKGWWEPSEGEDSVSGKFLRKTRESPLVPIGLGACLVVAAYRIYRLKARGSTKMSIHLIHTRVAAQACAVGAIMLGAVYTMYRDYSKRTASDAGEK, from the exons ATGTCTGCCAACAAAGGCTGGTGGGAGCCCTCTGAGGGTGAGGACAGTGTTTCTGGGAAGTTCCTGAGGAAGACCAGGGAGTCTCCGCTGGTGCCTATAG GCTTGGGAGCCTGCTTGGTGGTGGCAGCGTACCGGATTTACCGGCTGAAGGCTCGGGGTTCCACCAAAATGTCCATACATCTCATTCACACCCGAGTAGCAGCACAGGCCTGTGCCGTGGGTGCCATCATGCTAG GCGCTGTGTACACAATGTACCGAGATTACAGCAAGAGGACAGCGTCGGACGCTGGGGAGAAGTAG